GCGCCAAACCAGTCGCGCTCGCAACCACCGCGTCGCCACCGTAGCCTATCGTGCGTGACTCCGTCGCTGCCCACAATCGACGTGCCCTCTCATTCAGGACGCCTTCAAGAGCGAGATACTTGGCACGGAGGGCCGCTTCCAGTTTCGAGTCGTGCCTCATGAAGTAGCCAGATCACAGATCGTGGAAGTTGGCAACGTTATTGTTTTCCAGTGCCTAACCTCTCGCGGGATGCGGCCAGAAGTCCGAGCCTACGTAACGCACGACGCCCGGATTCTCCAGGAGAACGAGGATACCGATTTCTCGCTTGGTTCTCCCGTCCATGGGGCCGGGAAGCAGTTTCAATGCGAAGAGGCGGCCCCCGCGCTCGACCTTGTACACGACGCCACGGCCCCCCGCGCCCAACCGCGTGACGACCTTGTAATCCCCGATGGCCTCGTCGGTGTCGGGATCCCTTCTTGCAACGTACACGCGGGCTACCTTCCTCAGTGGCGGAGCGTAGCATGACCGCCGGGATGCGGCTCGGAAGGCAGGACCGGCGGCGATGGGTGGGCCCTCCTCCGTGGCTCCCGTCCATGCGCGACCGCCCCCAGTTCGCGCCAGGCCCTCATTCGAGGCGGGCCCTCCTATCGGCACGGCAACAGGGCCACGAACCCGCAGCACGTGCAGCATGCCCTTGAACGGCAAGCCCGACTGGAGCGGACGTGGAGAAAAGGGGCCGCGCCTGGGAGGCCATCCACCTGCCCGCCGTGTAGCTGGTGAGCCTTGGGAGGTTGAAGAGGGCATGGGCACGGCGCGGTGATGACCCTCTCGGCGTGAAACCACCAGCGGAAGGCCACTACCCGTTCTCCAACACCGTGTGACCCGGCGGCCCCTGGGACCGTCCTTCTCGACTTCTCCAGCGCGGGCAATGACGCACCAGTTCGCAGCCTTCCGGCTTTGTTGATGCTGTGAACCGCTGCCCGTGTTGCTTCGCTCATAACGGGCCTGATGGGCGCGGGCGCAGTTGATTGAACCTGCCTCCCTGTCGCCTGCCGCGAGTGTGCAGGGCAGCGTGGCGGCCAGCATTTCCCCCCGCGAGCCGTGTCAGCCTCAAGGGGCTGTGCGCCCGCCGGTCCCCAGGAAGCGCACATAGGCTCGTTTGAGCGCGTCCAGATGGGCGTGGTTGTCAGGTCGAGCGGCACGTCTGCGAGCCCGAGGTGCGATATTTGCTCTACAACGGTATACGGTCCTTCGCGCCTCCGAGCAATTCGAACGCGGCGTCCCATGTCTGGGAATCAGATTCAGCGCGCGGCGGCAGGCGGTAGTGAGCAGGTCGGCCATCCTCGTCCGGGGCCCTTGGATCGGCACCTGCGTCGAGAAGTAGCTTGATCATGGGGAGATCCAATCGATCGGCCGCGTGCCCGAGCGCGGTGTATCCGGACAGCCCGCCCCAATCGTTGATTGTTTGGGTGGCCCCAGCCCCCAGCAGGAGAGAGGCGATGCCTAGATTGCCCACCTCCGCACACGCCCGCAGCGGCGTATCTCCTTCGCTGCTGCGCACGTTGGGATTGGCCCCCACCTTCACAAGCGCTTCGACTGCCGCCAGCTCGTTTTCGCAAGCCGCCACCAACAAGGGCGTCTTGTCCTGCTCGACGTCCCATGCGTTGACGTCCGCGCCGTGTTCAATGAGCGCGAGGAGCACATCAAGTCCGCCTCCATCAGCGAGTTCGTAGATGGCGACCTGTAAAGGACGTAGCCCCGGCGGCTCTGGCTGCGGCTCGTTTGGATTGGCTCCCTCGACCAGTAGCGCCTTGACCCGAGACGCATCGTGTTGCTCGATTGCCGCAAAAAGTTCTTTCGACATAGATCACTTATCTGCCATCGGGTGGCCCGGGGCACAATTCGTCGCTTCGAGCTTTTTGATACTCGCAATGCCCTGTTCGAGTTCTGTCATCGTTGTGCTGTGGCCCGGATCAGGCTGGCCTCCGAAGCATTCTTTCTGAATCTCCCACCGCTTCTCCAGAACTTTCTTCATCGCCTCAAGGCGCAGCCTGATCCTGGAGCATGGCACTTCACCCAGCTTCTTTTTGTTCGTCGATCGGGGCGCTTTCGGATTAAACGGGGGAACCGCTTTTCTGAGCAGCGTCTTCTCCGCTTCAAGCTCATCGAGACGGCTATTCCTGCAAGTCTGATTTGCATGTCGGGGAATCCGGTCATACTCCTCCACGCTGGTGTAGGGCTTGCCCGTCGCCGGATTGGTCTCAGTCCGCCAAGAGGTGGGCGCCTTGACCGCCGCAACCGGGTCCGAATCAAAGTCCGGCACGACCTCCTCTGCATCCTGTGGCACAAGTTCCTCCATGAGCCGTCGCGACTCCTCCGCCACCTCCCGTAGACGGGCCTCGTACTCCCATTGAGCGTCCACCCATTCCGGGCGACGGTCAATCTCAGGCCCGGCGGTGCTGGAGGGGTAGAGCAGCACGAGGAACACGAGCAACGGGCCCACTCGGGGGAGGACCTCAACCCACGTCTTGGCTCGGCCCACCTGGGAGAGGCCCTCCACCCCCCTCACCACCTGGGCGGTTTGCCCACTGGCTTTCGTGGCCTGGGAGAAGCGCTCGAAGGCCCGTTCCGCGGCGGTGAGTTTGCTCGCCAACGCTTCCCATTGACGCGGCTCCAGGTCATTGCGCGCCTGGAAGAGCAGCGCCCTGGCTTGTTCCAGGTCCGCCTTTCCGATGGGCGGCTGCTCGACGTCCGTCCGCGCGGAGACGAGCTGGATGCGCGGGTGCGAGGCAGGAACCGGAGCGAAGGTGGAGGACCGTGACAACGAGGGCGAAGGGGGCGCGCTCGCGCAGGCGGACACCCAGAAGAGAAGTGCGAAGCACACTCGAAAGTGCATGAATACGTCCTCCAAATCACCTAGGACCTGGGGGGTCCTGGTGGAACTGTACGGAGTATGCAGTCGCGCTCTGACAGCGACGGCTCCCGGCGCCAGAGGAGCGATGAGGGCGGGAGTTCAGTGCGGAGGGCGCGCACCCGTGACGTGGAGAGCGCGAGGACAGCCATGTGAGCCGGGGCGCAGCGCCCCAGGTTCTCACCTGCCGGGGCGAGGGACGAGCCGCATGCCCCAGCAGCTTGGGCCGAGAGCGGCGCCAGCGTATCGGCGGTCACGGCACGCGCAAGGGGCGCTGGCTGGCTCCAGGAACGCCGCAACGGATGGCGTCGTGGGATGGGTCGCCGGACCGGGCAACCGCGCAGCGGGGCCTTGGCACTCCATCAGTGGCTGCCGCAGCTCCTGGCGCCGAGAGGCACGACATGAGCACCCACGCGGCGGGTTCGTGGCAGACGCCAGGGTGCCACAGCCCCTGCACGTGCCGAGCCATGGAAAGCCTCCACCGTCCCGGAGCCAGGAGGAGGGAACCCGGAACGGGAGAAGCGGCGCGGCGTGCCCTGGACGTGGAGGGCTCCAGGGGCGCTGCTCCCGGCTTCCGGACTCTGGCGGCCAACGGGACGCCAACAAGGGTGCGGCAAGGTCTGGAGGGTTCCAGAAACGCAGAAGGCACTCCCTGGGACTCTGACAGGCGCAACCGGCGCGGGGGGGGCCTGTGGAGCGCTTCGGGTGGGCGACGCTGGCAGCCTCGTCACAGCGCCCCGGGCAACGTCCAACCAGTCACGGTGAGGGTTTCGGCAAGTCGGTTTCGCCTGAAATTTGCGCCTCGCCCCCCTCAAAACGGGACGGGACACGCGCGGGCGCGGCCTTCCCGGTGGATCTATTCAGGACCACGTCGTCGGCGTGAACACGTCGCCCCAGGCCCCGCGAGTTTTTTTTGGAAATTTTCCCAGCGTGTACGACCGCCGAGCAAGGTTCCAAGTGACCGCGCTCCGGAAATCCGAACCGGGGGGTTGGTGGCCGGGCAGTCCCCCCGCGCGAGCGGGCCGTTGAATGCCGGGCCCCACGATCCACGAGCAAGCGAGCCTCTCGGCATGACGGAGCCAGTGCCCGCGAGCCACCCGCAATAACCGCACGCATTTACCAACAAGAGGAGAGACAACGACAAACAAACATGATTGAAACACTTGAGAAGTACCGCCCCCGTGTCATCGCTGCGCTCACCCACGCCGGGACTGACGGGCTCACCGTGAAGGAGCTGCGCGGCAGCCTCGGAGTCAGCGAGCAGGTCATCCGTCGCACCCTCGGCGCTCTGCTCGCGACGGGCACGGTGCGCGAGTCCTTGCGCTACAGACCCGGAGTACGTGGCGCGGTGCCGCGCGTCTACGCGCTCGCCCAGTCCAACACACTGACGCCGGATGCGAACCCCTCCGAGCGCGAGGGCGTGACGAGGTGACCTCACTACAAGCCGAGCGTGTGACAACGCGAGAGACATGCGCACGCACCACTGGCCACCGGACTGCCCCGGTCCCTGGCCCCGCTGCCCCGTTGCCTCGCCACACCGGGGCGCAAAGCGGGGCACCCACCCGACGCGCCAACCCCCCGAGAACACAACACCTTTGCGCGTCCCTTGTCTCTCTGCCCCGCCTGCCCCGCCTGTTTTAGAGAAGAGAGAGAGAGATAGGGGAACACAACCCCCAAGGCGGTTATTGCCTGTCATTTAATTCCTCCCATTCCTTCCGTTTAAGTTTGTGTGTGTTCCGCCGGGGCAGCGGGGCAGGTCGCCAAATTCCCTAGCAAATCCCGATGGTTAACCCCGCCCCGCATTCTGCCCCGCCCCTGTTCCGCCCCGCCTCGTCCCCGAACACCCACGCGGCGGCTCTGCATCTGTCCGCGAACCTCCCTCTCATTTCCTTTTGTCCCTGGACCTGTCGTGGAAGCCATTCACCCGGAATCAAATCACCCCTTGGATGCTGCGGCCCTGGAGTATGCCGGGCGCGGCTGGCGCGTCTTCCCCTGTTACGAGCCGATCCGCTCCTCCTCCGGCTCCCTCATCTGCACATGCTCCAAGGGCGAGCGGTGCGGCCAAGCTGGCAAGCACCCGCGCACACCCAACGGCGTGAAGGACGCCACCACGGACGCCGCGCGCATTCGCGAGTGGTGGCAACAGTGGCCTACGGCCAACGTCGCCATCGCCACGGGCTCGGCCTCCGGCATTGACGTGGTGGACGCGGACGCCAAAGCCGATGGGGTCACGACGCTCTTCAAACTGGCTGACGAGCGAGGCGCGCTTCCCGAGACCGTCACAGCTCGCACCAGCGGCGGCGGCTGTCACGTCTACTTCCGCCACACGGGCCTCGTGTCCAAGGCGGGCAGCCTCGCCCCCGGCCTCGACACACGGGGAAATGGTGGGTACGTCATCGCCCCGCCCAGCCTCCACCGCACGGGGGAGCGGTACACTTGGGTGCCGGGGCTCGCGCCTTCCGAGATGCCGCTGGCCGAAGCGCCGGAGTGGATTCGTGTCGCTGCCCAGCCGAAGGGTTCCCGTCCCGCCCCGGTGCTGCCCGTCAACACGGTCAACGTGTGGCAGCCGCCCCCCCATGACGGACTCACCGAGGCGCAGCTCTGGAAGCGCCTGCGCGAGACGAGCGCCCCGGAGCACGCAGCGGCAGTGGAGCGGATGCTGGCGGGAGGGGCGCTGTTCCCGCGAGAGCAGCACCACGACAACCTTTGGGCCTTCATCTCGTACCTGCGCTTCAAAGCCCCCGAAGTCTCCGATGCAACGCTGTTGCGTCTGCTCTCTCCCTCTGTGGTCGCCATGGAGTGTGCCAAACATGACGCGCGCCACGTGGCCGGACTGCTCCAGCGAGTGAATGAGCAGTACGCCGCGTCACTGGAGAACGACAAGCATATAGCCGCGGCTCTGGGCGTTGCTGGTGGGCCTCGCCCGTCAATCGAGTCAAGCCCCACCCTTGGAGAGGCTCCCGAGGCCGGGGACTGGAGGGCCGCGCCGGGCTACGCAATCCACGACGGCCAGGCGCTCGGCGTCTTCAAGCTGCGTGCACCGGAGCATGTGGAACACCGATTCCGGAGGAAGTGGAACGCCCATTCCGGCCATGTGGAACACCGATTCCGGGGTTGTGGAACGCACCCAGGAGGTAGGCCGGAGGATGGGAGACACAGTGGAGCGTTGACGGTGCTGGACGAGCCGCCGCCTCTGCCCTCCCCCCGAAGGAGGTGTTGATGGCGGCAGAGAGACTGTCCATGCGCAAGCTCAGACTCGACTTTCGCCATTTTTGGGCAGCCGAGAGCCATAGGTCATGCGGCTCTCGGCTGAGGCCGAGAAGGGAGCTGGGGCAATCGGGCGAGAAGAAGACGCGGGTCCACCCAATCCACGGAGGCGAGCGTGCGCTGGGCCAGGCGCAGAATGTCAGCGAAGCTGACGGTGCATTTGGTGCGGTACCAGGGACGCAGGGGCAACCCCATCCGCGAAGTGTCCCAACCCAGCTCCATATACCAGAGCACCAGGAGGGTGTAGCAMACACCCACCCAGGGAGCCGTCCGCAGTACCGCCAGGGGAGAGCGCGCTCGCGAAGAGGCGAAGCCCAGTAGTTGCTTGAGGTCGCGGAACAGCACTTCTATCCCCCAGCGGCTGCCATAGGCTTCAATCACTTGATGGGCCGTGCGGCTCGAGTCGGTGCAGAAGAAGACGCGCAGGGACAGTTCACCGCGCGGTACTTTGACGATGACGATTTTGAGCAGGGGTTTGCCGGCGGAACGATACCACCGGGCCACCAACTCCTTGTACTGCACCTGCGTGGGCGCGCCATACAAGGAGAGCGTCATGGTCAGCCAGGGGTGATTGTCGTCCCGGGCAATCTTCTCGGGCTTGGGCAGGAGAATATCCTTGGTGAGCAGGCGGCCAGTGACAGGCGAGCGGCACGAGCGTGTGCGCGGACGGTGCAGCGTGGAGTCCGCTCGCATGGCTCCCACGAAGACAACGCCCGGTGGCAGGTGGCGCAGCACCTCCCGACAGGAGTAGGCGGAGTCCGCCACCACCTCCACGGGCTTGTGGGGTAACCAGCGGGACACCTGCTCCAGGAGCTGGCGTGCCAACTGCGTCTTCTTCAAGTGTGTGCCCCCTCGCTTCTGGCAGTCGGCCTGGGTCCGGTAGAGGCGGAAGAGAACAGGCAGGGCCCAGACTCTTTCAGAAAAAGGCACGGGGAACAGCACGGACAGCACCACCCAGACATGGCCGAAGGTGAGCAGGCGCGTGCGTCGAGTCGAGCGCACCGGGTCGATGTGCACACCCAGGCCGAACACCTTGGGACCCTTGTGGGTGCACAGGGTGTCGTCGAGCGCCAGTCGCAGCGGCCCTGGAGCGAGTGCCGCCAGGTGCAGCAAGAGCAACCGGCCCACCTGGTCGATGCTCCAGCGTGCTTGCGAGAAGAAGCGGTGGAAGCCCGCGTGGTGGCGCACGCCCGAGACTCCCGCGGACACCAAGGCTTCGGTGACAGCGTGCAGCCCACGCGTCCCCACCCAGCCAGCAAACAAGGTGAGGAAGCGGCAGAACGAGGGCCGAGTGAAAGCGGGACTCACGAGCAGAAGCAGCGACAGTAGCGTGTTTATAGAAGGGGCGGTCATCGTGTACTGGACGGGAGAAGTCTTGGTCGACCTCACAACCAGTCCGGTGGCCGTCCCTTCCCCACGGCTCCCGCGCTCCCTCGCTCGCCCTCCTCAAAATGGCGAAAGTCGAGTTAAAGAACTCCATTTGCGCCAAACTTGGCATGCCACTGATTCGCGTCGGCCCGAAAGCCGTCGAGGTCAAACTACAAGGCTTCTCCAGCGTTCTAACGTGGCTTGCCACGCTCATTCCCTATGCAGAAGCTCTTGAAGACGCATATGCAAACGGGATCATCCCCGAGGATGAGATCGTCTTTCCCACAGATGTAATTAAATTTACAGACAAAGGACTCGCCTTTTCCCTTGATCCAACTAGGAAGATAGTAGACAGGCTTTGGCAGTATGTGCACGAAGGCCAGATCCTGCGCTTCCCGGCCATCCTTCATGTAACCCACTCACGGTATTCTGCTGGGGGCGTTGTTACTTTCGCGCTCGCGTTCGTTCGCGAAGGCACCCTCCTCGGGATCGGTGGCTGCCTAGCAGGAAATCTCCTCCCAATTCCTGAGCACGATGTGTCAGATGCCCTAGCACTCGTGGAGCTTGAACGACAAATATCACAGTACGTAAAGGGCACACTGTCCCCTCTGCCTCCATCTGCGATCATCACAAAGATGCGCAAGTATGATTGGGAGGAAAAATGGTCTTTCGATGAAGGCGACAGCGTGCACCCAACAATCTCGTTTAGGCACCAGCCGCGTGAGACGTGAGCCAGCCAGAAGCCCGAGGATGTCGCAGGGGCACATGGACCAATTCGATAGGCGCTGCTTTTAGCCCCTGCTTTCAAGCGCCGTCGCGAGGTCGACCGCCGCGAGCAGGAGATCACGGAACGACGGCCAGTCAGCCGCAGGGATCTTGTTCGCGGCGAGAGCAACGGTGAGCCACAGCGGCACGACCTCGACCGCGCGCTGCAAAGGTTGCGTGCGACCCCGGGCGGTCGCATGCGCGAGCATCCCTGCCGCGACTTCGGTCGTGAAGCCCGCTGCGTCGCCCGTGGGGTTCGCGACGAGCCACTCGTAGCCGTCGGTTGCCCCGGCCTGGCGCTCTCCCTTCGCGACGTTGTCGACGGGCGAAAACTCACCCCGTCCGTCGGTGAACCCCACGGCCCCGCTCGCTTCCAGCATGCGAAGTTCGGCTTCGGCTTCGTCGTGCTCGATCCGCGTGTCGTGATTCACTCGCGCGAAGAACTTCGACGCCGCAGCCGTAGCGTCGAGATGCCCACGGACGCGCCCCATCCGGTAGCGAAGCTCCCGCTTGTTCGCTTCGGCGGCATCGCGCTGCTGAACTTCCCCTGGATCAATCGGCATGTGTATCGCCTTCCAAAAAACGCGGCCTTCGCGATCTGGTGTCCGTGCATCAGCCGCAGATTCCCGCGCTTGAGCGGCTGAGCAATCTTGGGCACCCACTTGACGCCGAGCCGCTCGAAGTCCAGGTCGCGGGCGAAACTCTCCCAGAAACCCGCGACGAGCGACGGCGCACTGGCCGACAGCATGCGTAGAACCGCGTTGTCGTGGTTCCCCCCTCTCAGGACGGCCAGCTTCGAGCGCGGGCAGGTCTTCCGCATGCACTGTGCGAGCTGCCCCGGTGTCACCCCGTCGGGTTAGTAGGTGATCGAGCTGAACGCCTTCGGCTGGCGCAGCTTGAAGTCGCCCTTCACGATCGCGCGGATGGTCGTCTCGTCGTGCTCGGCGCGGGTGTCGTGCTCGGAGAGGATCAGATCCTCGTCGATCCCGTAGATGAATTGCCGCCAGTCCGCCGAGAAGACGATCTTCGTCACGGGGACGCGCACCGTCATCACGAAGGGGAAGCCCCGGATCGTGCCCTTGTCGAGCATCTCCTGACGGAAGACGAAGATCCCCGAATCCTTGAGCTGCATCAGCGCGGTCGCGCGGGTCGGGTGGATCGCCCACGCAGCCGTGCCCATCCGCACATGCGAGATCAGGGGCAGCTCGACCGCCTTGTCGATGTCGGCGAGGTAGGCAGCTGCGGTCGTGCCAGTGTTCGCGAACGTGTTCCCGCCGTCGAGCTGAGCGAAGAGCCCCTTCGGAGCGGCCCCGGTTCCGTCGCCGTTGAACCCGGCTTCGTCCAGACCATCGGCCACCGTCGCGCGGATGTCCTCACCGACGCCCGCGTCACCGACCCCCGGCGTGCGCATCAGGTCGTTGCTGACGTCGGTGAGGACCATCCCCTTGTGCGCCTTGAGCACGAGCTTCCCGTACTTCGGTGCGCTCCTCGGGACAGTCTCCCCCTCGCCAACCCACTTGAAGACAGACGTTCCGGTCTGCCTGCCCATGTGCAACTCGCCCTTGAACGGCTGGGTTCGCACGCCGAGCTTGAGCAGGGCCGCCTCGGGCCGCAGGAACTCGATCACTTCGCCGCTCTGCTGGACGGGCACGAGCACGCCCGCCGAGTCGAACTTGCTGAGCTGAACCGCCTTCTGCGTGTCGGCATTGCCGAAGCGCTTCGCGGCTTCGAGCAGCTCGCCCGCGCCCGTGCGGCGACCCACGGCGATGACGCTCTTCGTGAACGCGCCAAAGTTCGCGACGCTCGCGTAGACGCTGCCTTCGTGCGTCGCCCTGCCTCTACCCATGCGTCCGGGGGCGCTTCGGGAGGCGGCATCGATCAGCTCCCGCGCGACCTCGGGACCAAGCGCCTTGACCATGTCTGCGATTTGCTGGCGAGTCATCTTTTTACACTCCTCGGATGTGTTGCTTGAACGCCTCGACGAATTGCTTCGCGGCCTCGGGCGCGTCGAAGTTCTTCGGCTTGGTTTTGTCCTCGTCGTCTTCCGCTGACGCATCGTCAGACGACGGCTCGCCCGGCTCGGGCTTGCTCTCGTTAGCGGGGGGTTGTTCACCCGCGTCAGGCTTCGTGTCCCCGTCGTCCGTCGGCACGTCTTCGCCGCGCTCGGCGAGCAGCTCGACAACCCGCTGCGCGATGCGCTCGACGACCTCGTCACTCAGCTCGTCGAGCGCCTTCGTTCGCACGGCGCGAGCGTTGCCAGGAATTGTCACGATCGAGACTTCGAGCAATTCTTGAGCGTCACAGTCGAAGCCGCCCCGCTCGTTCTGCCGGTAGTGCCCAGGCAGCATGAGGTAGCGAACGCTGACAGCATTAAGAATGCCCTTCGCGACCTTGCGCTCGACCTTGCGCGCGAAGTCGTCTTCGTCGTCAAAGACGATGTCGATCATCAGCGCGTCGCCCTCGACGTAGACGCGCCCCTTAGGCATTGGAAAAGTATAAGTTGACCAACTTCACTTGGCGCGACGCGGCTCCAAGCAATAATTCCAGTCGCCATGGAACTCATCCTTGCGCAGCGCCAATCGCTTCATTTCCGCCTTCGTGATCTCGATGCCCGTCGGATACTTCTTCTTGTCCAAGCGCGCCCTGACGCGCAGACCCTTTTTAGTTTGCGTTCTGCCGATGAGGTTGACGACTGTCTCAAAACTGGTCAGTGGCTTGCCCCTCCAGTTCTGGGTGATGTGACAGAAGAGCCGATGTTCGATCTTGTTCCACTTGCTCGTTCCTGGCGGGAAGTGGCACACATGAATATTCAGTCCCGTGTCATCGGCCAGCTCTTGTAGTTCTTTCTTCCAGGCGCGTGTGCGATACCCGTTGCTACCGCCAGCATCTGCCGTGATGAGAAGTTCCGTCGCATTCGGATAGGCTGGCAAACCCATCGTTCTCCACCATTGGCGAATCGATGCGACGGCAAAAGCCGGTGTGTCATGATCGCGCCCGACACTCACCCACGCCTCGTTGCGGGTCATGTCGAAGACTCCGTAGGGGATCGCCTTGCCCACCGCATCGTCGGGAAAGTCGTGGACGTTGACCTCTTCCGGTTGCCCCTTCGGTTCCCACTCACGGCCTGCGTTCCTGAAGTTCCCGACGAGTTCCTTCTTCTTCGTATCGACGGAGATGACGGGTTGGTTTCGCGCCTGGAAGTCCTCCACCATCGCGCTGATGTGCTCGAATTGCGCGTTGCGATCCACATGGTCCGTGCCCTCATGGCTCTTGCGCAATGCGTGGAGGCTATAGCCCAGCTCGTGCAGCTTCTTTCCGACACTCGTGTGACTGACGATGAACCCCTGGTTGCGCAACTCCACGGCCAGAATCCGCGTGCTTTTGCATGTCCATCGCAGCGGCGACATCGGATCCCCTCTCGTGGTCGGCGCAACCAGACGCTCGAGTGCCTCGACCCATCCTCCCTGCACCAAGGCCAACGCCTTGCGGCCACCGCCAGGCCGACGCTGACGTCCAATGACTACTTCGCCTTTCTTCAACTCCTCGCGGCCTGCTCGGATCGTCGCCCGCGCCAAACCAGTCGCGCTCGCAACCACCGCGTCGCCACCGTAGCCTATCGTGCGTGACTCCGTCGCTGCCCACAATCGACGTGCCCTCTCATTCAGGACGCCTTCAAGAGCGAGATACTTGGCACGGAGGGCCGCTTCCAGTTTCGAGTCGTGCCTCATGAAGTAGCCAGATCACAGATCGTGGAAGTTGGCAACGTTATTGTTTTCCAGTGCCTAAGCGTTGATGCCGCTCACCCCCAGGTGTTGGATGTGCGAGCAGCGACGAAAGAGATCGTCATCACCAGTGATGAACATGGTGCAGGCAGCAGCCGTGGCCGCAGTGTGGTAGTCATACCAATCCCCGCGCCCGCCTTTCTTAGCCGACTTCGTACGAAAGAGGCCAATCACATTATTCTGGGCCGGAGTGAGTTGCTCCGCTGGTGGCGCCGAGTTTGCCAAGTTGGCCCGCCACACAAGATGTGCGGCGCAATTGAGGACCGGGCATTGAGAAAGCCGTTCCTCTACCTGCCTTGGCGTCATTCGCCCCTCAAGCAACCGCTCCGCAGCCGTGTCGATCATAAGGTCACCGGCGCCGAGTCTTCGACGACCAATGATCTCGCTGACAACAAACTCCGCCGATATTTCCCGCTCCTCCTCCGGGAGATCCCGCCGGAGCGCTCGGACATGAGCACGTAGGTTGCGATCAGTCTCGAACAGGGTGTCCTTCAGCCGAGCTACGTAATCAGCAACGAAGGATGCTCGGGCGGATACCGTAGGGAACTGATGGTCATCGAAGCCCGTCATCCACTCGAATAAGCTCGGGCCTGGAGGAACCTCCACAGGGCCGGGCTGACGCTGCTGCAACTGCGCACGAACTGTGTCATTGAAAGAAGCCGCCCCACGAAGCCTCGATCCCACCTGCTTGCGTAGGGCGCGAAGTCCCTTGAGCCGTTCGGCAACGTGCTGTTCGTTCCTCCCGGCT
This genomic interval from Cystobacter ferrugineus contains the following:
- a CDS encoding ankyrin repeat domain-containing protein, translated to MSKELFAAIEQHDASRVKALLVEGANPNEPQPEPPGLRPLQVAIYELADGGGLDVLLALIEHGADVNAWDVEQDKTPLLVAACENELAAVEALVKVGANPNVRSSEGDTPLRACAEVGNLGIASLLLGAGATQTINDWGGLSGYTALGHAADRLDLPMIKLLLDAGADPRAPDEDGRPAHYRLPPRAESDSQTWDAAFELLGGAKDRIPL
- a CDS encoding bifunctional DNA primase/polymerase codes for the protein MDAAALEYAGRGWRVFPCYEPIRSSSGSLICTCSKGERCGQAGKHPRTPNGVKDATTDAARIREWWQQWPTANVAIATGSASGIDVVDADAKADGVTTLFKLADERGALPETVTARTSGGGCHVYFRHTGLVSKAGSLAPGLDTRGNGGYVIAPPSLHRTGERYTWVPGLAPSEMPLAEAPEWIRVAAQPKGSRPAPVLPVNTVNVWQPPPHDGLTEAQLWKRLRETSAPEHAAAVERMLAGGALFPREQHHDNLWAFISYLRFKAPEVSDATLLRLLSPSVVAMECAKHDARHVAGLLQRVNEQYAASLENDKHIAAALGVAGGPRPSIESSPTLGEAPEAGDWRAAPGYAIHDGQALGVFKLRAPEHVEHRFRRKWNAHSGHVEHRFRGCGTHPGGRPEDGRHSGALTVLDEPPPLPSPRRRC
- a CDS encoding IS701 family transposase, encoding MTAPSINTLLSLLLLVSPAFTRPSFCRFLTLFAGWVGTRGLHAVTEALVSAGVSGVRHHAGFHRFFSQARWSIDQVGRLLLLHLAALAPGPLRLALDDTLCTHKGPKVFGLGVHIDPVRSTRRTRLLTFGHVWVVLSVLFPVPFSERVWALPVLFRLYRTQADCQKRGGTHLKKTQLARQLLEQVSRWLPHKPVEVVADSAYSCREVLRHLPPGVVFVGAMRADSTLHRPRTRSCRSPVTGRLLTKDILLPKPEKIARDDNHPWLTMTLSLYGAPTQVQYKELVARWYRSAGKPLLKIVIVKVPRGELSLRVFFCTDSSRTAHQVIEAYGSRWGIEVLFRDLKQLLGFASSRARSPLAVLRTAPWVGVCYTLLVLWYMELGWDTSRMGLPLRPWYRTKCTVSFADILRLAQRTLASVDWVDPRLLLARLPQLPSRPQPRAA
- a CDS encoding phage major capsid protein, with translation MTRQQIADMVKALGPEVARELIDAASRSAPGRMGRGRATHEGSVYASVANFGAFTKSVIAVGRRTGAGELLEAAKRFGNADTQKAVQLSKFDSAGVLVPVQQSGEVIEFLRPEAALLKLGVRTQPFKGELHMGRQTGTSVFKWVGEGETVPRSAPKYGKLVLKAHKGMVLTDVSNDLMRTPGVGDAGVGEDIRATVADGLDEAGFNGDGTGAAPKGLFAQLDGGNTFANTGTTAAAYLADIDKAVELPLISHVRMGTAAWAIHPTRATALMQLKDSGIFVFRQEMLDKGTIRGFPFVMTVRVPVTKIVFSADWRQFIYGIDEDLILSEHDTRAEHDETTIRAIVKGDFKLRQPKAFSSITY
- a CDS encoding HK97 family phage prohead protease, encoding MIDIVFDDEDDFARKVERKVAKGILNAVSVRYLMLPGHYRQNERGGFDCDAQELLEVSIVTIPGNARAVRTKALDELSDEVVERIAQRVVELLAERGEDVPTDDGDTKPDAGEQPPANESKPEPGEPSSDDASAEDDEDKTKPKNFDAPEAAKQFVEAFKQHIRGV
- a CDS encoding ISAzo13 family transposase, encoding MRHDSKLEAALRAKYLALEGVLNERARRLWAATESRTIGYGGDAVVASATGLARATIRAGREELKKGEVVIGRQRRPGGGRKALALVQGGWVEALERLVAPTTRGDPMSPLRWTCKSTRILAVELRNQGFIVSHTSVGKKLHELGYSLHALRKSHEGTDHVDRNAQFEHISAMVEDFQARNQPVISVDTKKKELVGNFRNAGREWEPKGQPEEVNVHDFPDDAVGKAIPYGVFDMTRNEAWVSVGRDHDTPAFAVASIRQWWRTMGLPAYPNATELLITADAGGSNGYRTRAWKKELQELADDTGLNIHVCHFPPGTSKWNKIEHRLFCHITQNWRGKPLTSFETVVNLIGRTQTKKGLRVRARLDKKKYPTGIEITKAEMKRLALRKDEFHGDWNYCLEPRRAK